The proteins below come from a single Paramormyrops kingsleyae isolate MSU_618 chromosome 25, PKINGS_0.4, whole genome shotgun sequence genomic window:
- the LOC140582764 gene encoding uncharacterized protein, with product MEKQSHFTFHVILTGMSPEKSPEDCWAVLRAAKNDFLAVLGKVYPEEMPLECAECCLVLYYLEATVILKHLQPPGVVEHMTVQEWMTRSTSEADHTVIVVKEHKTSAQQAATFALSSEEETWFDIYFTQVRPQLLSSKRSRTTLDDLGGDKRFFVSTAGRPAFNASNDLNRLHQKYKLDPVTYQTARRIFETATKDLTDQEKSLVADYLTHSTATADEHYRMKQSRNVVLASKLLKKLAGDSSADSAEEGPSCSARGAARDAALASNQQMDVQAAFDQLLRTHPVTLDGDIPDKTARSQTSGRFQRQLYDRWLKAQMRMRVRHVLSHFGRRQPTESRVDAWIRNQGWKSNVPSAASVLKDWRPVGSVDTAVDSSHIQELIHNQKWKGLVVMDIAGKGKGVCATRQFQAGEVVCDYHGPVVTATEGQRIHSSTKEEESGYMFFFRNSHKSECACHPGIQPFGRLINHSHKKANLRPRLYSPAVGGQDVILLLALNRINVGEELLFDYGVQRKSFRGEGLRTIENM from the exons atggagaagcagagccattttacatt tcatgtcattctcacggggatgagcccagagaagagtccagaggactgctgggccgtgctgagggctgccaagaacgacttcttggcagtccttggcaaggtgtatccggaggagatgcccctggagtgtgcagagtgctgccttgtcctctactacctggaggccacggtgattctgaagcatctccagccaccaggcgtggtggagcacatgacc gtccaggagtggatgaccaggagcacgtccgaggccgaccatacggtgattgtggtgaaggaacacaagacgtcggcgcagcaagcggccacgtttgcattgtcctctgaggaggagacg tggttcgacatctacttcacccaggtacggccacagctcctgagctccaagaggagccggacgacactggatgacctgggaggagacaaacggttcttcgtctccaccgcaggcaggccggcgttcaacgcttcgaatgacctcaaccggctgcaccaaaa atacaagctggatccagtcacctaccagacggcccggcgcatctttgagacggccaccaaggacttgacggaccaagagaagtccttggtggccgattacctcactcattccactgcgacggctgacgagcactaccggatgaagcagtcgcggaatgtggtgctggccagtaagctgctgaagaagctggcaggtgactcaag cgctgactccgcagaggaaggacccagctgttctgcccgtggtgccgcacgggatgctgccctggcatccaaccaacagatggatgtccaggcagcgttcgatcagctccttcggacccaccccgtgaccctggatggcgacatcccagacaagacagcacgctcgcagacgtcgggccggtttcagcggcagctctatgatcgctggctgaaggcccagatgaggatgcgcgtacggcatgtcttgt cacactttggcagacggcagcccaccgagtcccgggtcgacgcttggatcaggaaccaaggctggaaaagtaacgttcccagcgcggccagcgttctgaaggactggagaccagtgggttcggtggacactgccgtggactctagccacatccaggagctcatccacaaccagaagtggaagggacttgtggtgatggacattgcggggaaggggaagggagtctgcgccacccggcagttccaggctggtgaggtggtgtgtgactaccacgggccggtagtcacagccactgagggccagcggattcactcatcgacgaaggaagaagaatctggctacatgttcttcttccggaacagccataagtctgagtgtgcctgtcacccgggcatacagccttttggccggctgattaatcattcccataagaaggccaacctccggccaagactgtacagcccagccgtcgggggacaggatgttattttgcttttggccctgaacaggattaatgttggggaggaactgttgttcgattatggggtgcagaggaaatcgttcaggggagagggactgagaaccattgagaacatgtag
- the LOC140582765 gene encoding uncharacterized protein has product MEKQSHFTFHVILTGMSPEKSPEDCWAVLRAAKNDFLAVLGKVYPEEMPLECAECCLVLYYLEATVILKHLQPPGVVEHMTVQEWMTRSTSEADHTVIVVKEHKTSAQQAATFALSSEEETWFDIYFTQVRPQLLSSKRSRTTLDDLGGDKRFFVSTAGRPAFNASNDLNRLHQKYKLDPVTYQTARRIFETATKDLTDQEKSLVADYLTHSTATADEHYRMKQSRNVVLASKLLKKLAGDSSADSAEEGPSCSARGAARDAALASNQQMDVQAAFDQLLRTHPVTLDGDIPDKTARSQTSGRFQRQLYDRWLKAQMRMRVRHVLCEYCL; this is encoded by the exons atggagaagcagagccattttacatt tcatgtcattctcacggggatgagcccagagaagagtccagaggactgctgggccgtgctgagggctgccaagaacgacttcttggcagtccttggcaaggtgtatccggaggagatgcccctggagtgtgcagagtgctgccttgtcctctactacctggaggccacggtgattctgaagcatctccagccaccaggcgtggtggagcacatgacc gtccaggagtggatgaccaggagcacgtccgaggccgaccatacggtgattgtggtgaaggaacacaagacgtcggcgcagcaagcggccacgtttgcattgtcctctgaggaggagacg tggttcgacatctacttcacccaggtacggccacagctcctgagctccaagaggagccggacgacactggatgacctgggaggagacaaacggttcttcgtctccaccgcaggcaggccggcgttcaacgcttcgaatgacctcaaccggctgcaccaaaa atacaagctggatccagtcacctaccagacggcccggcgcatctttgagacggccaccaaggacttgacggaccaagagaagtccttggtggccgattacctcactcattccactgcgacggctgacgagcactaccggatgaagcagtcgcggaatgtggtgctggccagtaagctgctgaagaagctggcaggtgactcaag cgctgactccgcagaggaaggacccagctgttctgcccgtggtgccgcacgggatgctgccctggcatccaaccaacagatggatgtccaggcagcgttcgatcagctccttcggacccaccccgtgaccctggatggcgacatcccagacaagacggcacgctcgcagacgtcgggccggtttcagcggcagctctatgatcgctggctgaaggcccagatgaggatgcgcgtacggcatgtcttgtgtgagtattgtttgtag